Genomic window (Zingiber officinale cultivar Zhangliang chromosome 2B, Zo_v1.1, whole genome shotgun sequence):
AAGATGATgttgtaatttcattttttattgtAATGTTTGTAATAAGACGAGACAACCTTCCCGATCGAGTTTTCGTTCTTTCTCTACTCGATCGAACAGCCTTGTGTAAGCCCTTTGTGATCCTTTCGTGAGTCTTCTATGAATCTTCAAGTTGCCTTTCATATGTAACACACGATCAATGACAAATAATGCGACTTGTTAACGCTTTTAATTACTTAGGTCGAGTATCGACTCATCTTTACAAAGATAATTTCGATGGAAAAACAATTGGGTTGATAATTGTAAAAGAAGACGAGGAAGATTGAAATATTATTTGGATATGTACAAAAAAAAACGGAATTTTTTTGTTCAAAATTTAATGATGTGATAAGAATCCAAAGATTATAATGGTAAATTACAAAGagcaaagacaaaaaaaaaaacgaTATGGAAAATTTAAGGGAGTATTGTGTTATTTAGTTAAAGAGTAACAATGAAATAGGAAAGCAAAGGAATAGAAAATAAAGTTgcaagtaatatttttttttgaaaaatgcaaaaaaaaaaaaaaacctttattgaaatcacatatatatatatatatatatatatatatatatatatatatatatagtgatatCATAGCAACTACAATTTAgctattttaaataaattgtattgTAACAAATATAGTTAATAGTTGCTCCTTCAATTCTAATCAACCAGGCCCGGACCTTTAATGTAAATTGTGAGGCAAGTGCCTCGGGCCCACAAATTTTAGGGgcaccaaaaatatatatatatatatatatatatatatatatatatatatatatatatatatatatatatataagagttGTGATATGCTGCGCGACCATACTGCGCGTCGCGCAGCATatcatctttctttttttttttaaaaaaaattattttattttaaagatttttatttttctatataaAATCTTAATACATAGATATATCTcctaaacatattacaatactccataaatatttaaatttattttatttttaaattttcttttaactaaatactataatACAATTAGGAAGAAGCCTGAATCCTATAGGTAAAATTTTAAACaagaaaattagtttaaaaattctaACCCAATTgagaagcctgaaccctagaaaatatatcttaaaaaatattttaattattttttaattcaaaattaaaaaagtaataaaaaaacaaagaaattttgaattaaaaaaaatcaatattttgttatataaatccctaatacattaatatatcccctcaacatattacaatactctgtaaatacttaaatttatttcatttttaatttttcttttaactaaatactataatcTAATTGAGAAATCTGAACCCTAaaagtaaaatcttaaaaaaaaaattaacttaaaaattatcaccCAATTAGGAAGCCTGAACTATACAAATAAAATACTGAGGGCGAAAATACTGAgggcgaacgtattcaccttttctCACCCTGGATACatgtattattaaaaaaaaaaccctataAATTTAGTTACAACGTAGATTTTATTCCGGATTACAACGTAGATTTTATTCCggattaatattaattaatattatactaTAACAATTACGTGAGCAAATAAAATTGTGTAACAACTCATTGATATAATTAAATAACAGTTactattataataatataaaaatataataatttttaaaaaaataaaatatacgtaggtgataataaataagaaaaatgtcTTTTTAACAATTCCAATaaacatatatcaaaaaaaaaaaaattatgtgatGGAATCTAATCAActgtttttacttttttttatttctccAATGCCTTTCCCATAATCGACCTTGCGGCGGAGGAGAAAGGCAGGAATTTTTAGAGGCGCCGCCTGCCTAACTCCGCCTCATCCCCCTCCATCTCCGCCGGAGCCGGCCGAGGAAGCGCGATCGAGATGTCTTCTCCGAGCAAGCGCCGCGAGATGGACCTCATGAAACTGTAGATCGCTGGCAGAAAAAAAAATTCCCTACTTTGTTCCCAAAATCTTGCTTTGTTTACCTTCTTACTGAAAAGAAACAAATttgttttctcctttttcttgttTCTTACAGGATGATGAGTGACTACAAGGTGGAGATGCTGAACGATGGGATGCAAGAGTTCTTCGTGGACTTCCATGGCCCAAATGACAGTACATCATCTGCCAATAATAAGGCTTTGTTCTTGTTTTCCTTTTGTCTGTTTCTCTAATATGTTCATGTGTTCTTGCTTATCAGATTTAgtttccatttctcttcttttcttcttcgttTAGTAGAGAGAGGTTTTTGACATGCTTGATCTTCGATACAGACTTCCAAATTTGTGAAGGGATAAGGTCCGTTTAGCTGACCTCTAATAAAACCCCAACTACTAATTTCCTTTAGTTTGTTCCACCTTAGATGAACATTCAGAATTGATGTACTTAGGTGATCAATAAATATCCTACTTAGGCGACGTGAGAACATGACAAACACACATTAATATAGGAAGAGAGATTCATTTagatatagatgatgatatagtaggggattgAGCCTATTGGCATAGGAGAATCCATATAATCGACCTCACTTAGCGGGATAAAGGCTTGGCTGTTGATGTTATGCTTAAAAAAAAGGTTGCTTTGGCTTTGCGGAGCTTGATCACTTCTGATTGTATGTTTCTGTAatgacttttaaaattttatgataatTTAGTCCCTGTTGATTTGTATATCTCATATTGGCTCACTTGTCATAAGTTGATAGTATTTTCTGTTTCATTGTTGTTCATGGAAGGTTTGTATCAAGGAGGAGTGTGGAGAATAAGAGTGGAACTGCCAGATGCTTATCCTTACAAATCTCCCTCAATTGGCTTTGTTAATAAGATATATCATCCTAACGTCGATGAAATGTAAGTCTGTTTACTTCTTCACACTGTTAGCCCATAATCATGGATGACGGTTTCTCACTTGGCCTTTCTAGGTGTCCATTATTTTCTTCAATCTAAAAAACCAAATCACTTTATTTTTTCTTCGAATGACTCAGGTCTGGTTCAGTTTGTTTGGATGTTATCAACCAAACTTGGAGTCCTATGTTCGGTATTGAACTTTCCTTGAATACTTTTATTGATGAACTTTGTGGTGGCATAAGCTTGGCCTATTCAGTTCGAGTATTCTTTTGCATTTCGTGTTGCAGATCTTGTCAATGTGTTTGAAGTTTTTCTCCCGCAACTTCTTCTATATCCAAACCCTTCAGACCCACTGAATGGGGAGGCTGCAGCGCTTATGATGCGGGATAAACCTGCTTACGAACTAAAAGTGAAAGGTGATAGATTGCCTATcctatgtttaattatgtttcAAAAGTCACATGCTCGTATTGTTTCTCGTCTACCTTATTCCTCAGCTTTAGTCAAGTTCGTTATTCTTTGTAAAGACTTTCGTCCACCTGATGTTGTTTATTGATTGAAACAAGCATACGTTGcataagaaaaatgagaaaagcCTTAAAAAATTGCTCGAAGAGCCCAAATAAATGTTATAGTGCAAGAGTTGAATCTTTTTTAGTGGAAGGTGTAAGGGATAGAAGCAAACTATAAAACCATTCCTCTAGTGATATAGCCTTACGTAGAACTCGATAGAGAAATTAGATTAATGTAGTTAACCTTAAATAGTTGGAACACAGACAATTTCATGTTTCTTATATTCGAAAACGAATCCAGAAAGTTTACTATGTGAATCTCTCGGGATTTATTAagtttgattttttatttctGTACTATGTTACTCGTATTCAGACATATCATCATACGAGTACCCAACACACTATTTCTAACTCTTTATCCTTTTATATCAATTGAGTTTGTTTCTTCACTGTCATTAATATTCGACTCATTTAGGTTCTCATTCTGTGTGTTTTCGTTCGTTTCCAGAATACTGTCAGAGATATGCAAAGCCTGAAGATGTGGGGAATGATTCAGATGACAAATCTAGTGATGAAGAACTGAGTGAAGATAATAACGAGTATGATTCTAGTGATGAACAAGTGGTGGGAAAACCTGATCCTTGATTAGGGTTTCATGTAAATCTTTGTTTCAACTACTtgcaaaaaagaaattaaaaaaaaaattaaaacttttttcttTCATTTGTCATTGTAAATAAGTATTGCTCAATCAAGATGTTTATTTTATGGGATTGCAGTGTTTGATTATAAAAACAAGTGAATGTAGTCCCATAATTCTGATGATTGAATTGAGATGAGTTCTTATTAAGATTTGAAATCTCATTTTGAGCTGAGGTTTTTGGTCATCGATTGAATTAGGAGTACAAACAAATCAAGCCTCCTCTTGTGCTTTTCGAGTCATCTCAAAGAATATTTAATTCATATTTGAAATTATCAAATTTAACTTGAATTTGAACATGttcattattatttatttttttagtcaAATTCGAACTCAGAATTTTGTTCGATTGTTTATGAGCAGATCACAAGTTGAATTTGAattgaacttttttttttgtatgattCCAATTTAAATAGCTCAAGATGCGAATaacttaattcaaattcaaatcattttgatttataatttgattttatCCGAATCAAAATTCCGACAACTCAAATTAAACTCGAGCTCAATTTTTATTTCAAACCGAACTAGAGCCAAAATTAAACATTATATCAAAACAAACCTTCCAGTGAAAATTAATGAATATACACCATTAATTTACAGAATGAACAAATTAAATGGTATAACACACTACCAAGCAACTATATCTATACATCACATGAACAAAAGGGATATTAtacaacaaaaaaaaactttGGACTAGTTATTGAACTCGAGTAAACTGAAGAACTGCCACGGAGTTTTTTTACTTTCTTTACCTTTGTCACTTCAATGGGATGTGAAATCTAGCAACTTATTCGAAAACATTACTTCTACTGGAGTCAGCACGATCGAATGGTTGTTGTGTTGCAGAAGCGAGTGGGTTGAAAGCCTTTATCAAAATACCCAGTGCAAAAGAGCATGATGCTCGGACAGTCGCATCTGTCGATTTACTCATCTTGTTCACTAATGCCCCCAATGCCTGGGAAAAAAGATGTCATTCAGTCTCTTTAGTACAAACAACTATGATGACACAGTTGGGATCCCTTCACTAAACCTGTGAACAGTATGGAGCCAACGAACGTTGATCTTCCGCGAGTGACAGCAAGCAACTAGAGAAGTACACTGCATTTGCTTGTATCACTGGCCAAGGCGAATCAAATGCCTGCACGACAAAATTATGGAATTGGGAATGTTCAATTAAAGTGAATGTGAGAAGTTTCCTTGCATTAATACCTGGATCAATGATGCCAAATAACTATTAACTCTGGGAGACAGGAGTTGATAGGCATGCCTCGAAAAATCTCTTATGAAATCCTCATAATCGCTTCTGTGGCATCAAAGGAATAGGCTTGCCTAATGTTACTTCATCCATGTGCTCAAAAATCAAAAGTGTAATATGTTACCTCCTTTCGGAACTGAAAACTTGTTTGTTAAAAAGGTTGGAGAAGCCATCGACTTCGATCAAGGGTGCAAGTTGTCGAAGGGTAACCTAAGCAGGTTAAGAAAAGGACGCAGTCAGCtttactaaaataaaaaaataatcaagaaaTAAAAAACATTGCAGAATTTATACCCTGCATGCCTGACGAACATTGAGATCATCATCATGAAGATGGAGAATGAGGCGAGGGATGGTAGCATGAACCTGAAACAAGTACAAAACAATGAGACTGTTGAGCTGCAACAGATCTCAAGAGAACACAAAAAAGCTGGATCTACTGATTTATGCGCTTAACCTTTGACGTAATTAAATGCCTGAGCATGTAGTTGGGAAAGCATTTCTAGACAAAAGATGATGCAGTTGCACATATGTACCATTGCAAattgcaaaaataaaaatttcctagTAACAAACTAAAATTATCACAAACATGGAAACAACTCCAAACaattaaactaatttaattaaacatGAGAAAGTTTGCTATTCAGTGTGCGCATCACTCTAGTTCCTTGTcaaattcctgagccatacttcTGATCAAATTAAAAGTCACGGTATTAGTAACTACAACTGTTGAGCCCCTCCCTAAACAGCACATTTCTTAATAGACATTTAGGTTAGAAGACAATGACTTCAAGAATTTTTAGGACAGATAAAACTGTACATTGTATCCCAAGAAGATGATACTATTGTTTGTTGCATGGTTTGAAATCTCGTATGGTGCCGGACACCATGGTCAAAACATATCACTTCGataaataatcaaaacaaaatacTACTAGGAACAAATAATATCATGTGATTATATATTCTAACTTATAGTTGTCTTctttttcatctccttcctcctaCCCCTCTTAACTCTCCAACGGCATCATATGTCGAAGCATTAGCATGGTACTGTAACAATATTTGTTCCAGAAATTTTGACATGGcttgaaattttaaaacttggttcgtTTTAGTGCATTAATCCATATCTAATGAGCATAAAGAAACACATACAAACTGCATCTGACATAAGCTTTCCCCGTTATGTAGAATGTAGATAGATACTAAGTTAAGCGTTTGTTTTCCAAAATTCAAAATACATGAGACAaactatataattttttttatttcaatcacACAGTATTCAAGAACTTTTTAGGTGAGTCATTTTTGAAGAATATGGCACTTGCTAGCATTAATAAATGTAACTTGCAAGGAACCAAGCCACTGCCGCTACTTGATTATCAATAATTCCAATCACAAACATTTATCTAGAGATACTTCATCcatatcatcaataaaagaaaacatttGCAACTTATCCACTGCCGTGAGGGATATTTTCAACTCTGCAAATCTAAGGGTGAAAAGCAACTAGGTAAAAAGTCCTATAGAAAAAAGCACCAAAAAAAATGGTATAACAGTAAAGCACTGAACCAACAATCCAAGTAATTTTGTTTTATGTTTGTCAATTTGATCTGTTTAGAAACTGTAAAACTTATTATTGAGATTTCTATCTTGGAACAGACAG
Coding sequences:
- the LOC122045947 gene encoding ubiquitin-conjugating enzyme E2-23 kDa-like isoform X1: MSSPSKRREMDLMKLMMSDYKVEMLNDGMQEFFVDFHGPNDSLYQGGVWRIRVELPDAYPYKSPSIGFVNKIYHPNVDEMSGSVCLDVINQTWSPMFDLVNVFEVFLPQLLLYPNPSDPLNGEAAALMMRDKPAYELKVKEYCQRYAKPEDVGNDSDDKSSDEELSEDNNEYDSSDEQVVGKPDP
- the LOC122045947 gene encoding ubiquitin-conjugating enzyme E2 4-like isoform X2, translating into MMSDYKVEMLNDGMQEFFVDFHGPNDSLYQGGVWRIRVELPDAYPYKSPSIGFVNKIYHPNVDEMSGSVCLDVINQTWSPMFDLVNVFEVFLPQLLLYPNPSDPLNGEAAALMMRDKPAYELKVKEYCQRYAKPEDVGNDSDDKSSDEELSEDNNEYDSSDEQVVGKPDP